A single Nicotiana tabacum cultivar K326 chromosome 5, ASM71507v2, whole genome shotgun sequence DNA region contains:
- the LOC107795574 gene encoding putative F-box/LRR-repeat protein 9 encodes MANEHENLEESSSSIVAPPPSPPWVELPWEVTMDILRRPGAIEIVESAQRVWNTWWKVCHNPAMWSVVDLKNEGDNFKMPWVLDKICRIAVDRSQGQLLKISIDNFGSIDMINYIAERSSQLRHLRVVKCYSNLVGGWAAAAKNFPLLEELHIYFTLITKDDIESVGRYCPLLKSFTLNATEYGNLIFPPSQCNDQALAIAKSMPKLRHLALLQNSLTNKGLLAILDGCSLLESLDLRCCCCVDLEGDLERRCMQQIVDLKRPGDSTHDYEFHSENQRRPSSDEDDDISYDYDYVLGLGDYREYDYDYDRL; translated from the exons ATGGCAAATGAACACGAAAACTTGGAAGAATCTTCCTCGTCAATTGTAGCACCACCGCCATCGCCGCCGTGGGTGGAGCTTCCGTGGGAGGTTACGATGGACATTCTACGGCGGCCGGGAGCGATAGAGATAGTGGAGAGTGCACAGAGAGTTTGGAATACCTGGTGGAAGGTGTGCCATAACCCCGCTATGTGGTCTGTTGTTGACTTGAAAAATGAAGGTGATAATTTCAAAATGCCTTGGGTGTTGGACAAGATATGTCGGATTGCAGTTGATCGTAGCCAGGGTCAGTTACTCAAAATTAGCATCGATAATTTTGGTAGCATAGACATGATCAACTACATTGCTGAGAG ATCAAGTCAGCTCAGACATCTTCGAGTTGTCAAGTGTTATAGTAACTTAGTTGGAGGTTGGGCTGCAGCTGCCAAGAACTTCCCATTGCTGGAGGAGTTGCACATTTACTTTACCTTGATTACTAAAGATGATATAGAAAGTGTTGGTCGTTATTGCCCCCTGCTCAAGTCATTTACATTGAATGCCACTGAATATGGAAATTTGATATTTCCACCATCTCAATGCAATGATCAAGCTCTAGCTATTGCCAAAAGTATGCCTAAATTGAGGCACCTTGCACTTCTTCAAAATAGCTTGACAAATAAAGGATTGCTTGCCATTCTTGATGGCTGTTCGCTCCTTGAATCACTTGACTTGCGCTGCTGTTGTTGTGTTGATCTTGAAGGGGACTTAGAAAGAAGATGTATGCAACAGATTGTAGATCTAAAGCGCCCCGGTGATTCCACACATGACTATGAATTTCATTCTGAAAATCAGCGTCGCCCGTCTTCTGATGAAGATGACGATATTAGTTATGACTACGATTACGTCCTCGGCCTTGGGGACTATCGTGAGTATGATTATGATTACGATAGATTATGA